Part of the Candidatus Omnitrophota bacterium genome, TACGCCTATACCGCGGACATTAGCTATCACTATGTATGGCGATTTAGACATTTCTGTTTTAAACGAGTTGCCTCCGGGCAGGCCTGCGATAGAAACAGTCCATTTTACATCCAGCCAGAGGCCGACGGCATATTCTATCGCTAAGCAGCATATGGATAATGGAGGGCAGGTTTATATAGTTTATCCGGCAATAGAAGATTCGGATAAACTGGAATTAGAAGGGGCGAAAAACAGGTTTGAAGAATTGAAGAGGGGACAATTAAAGGACTATAAACTGGGACTTATACATGGCCAAATGACAGATATCCAGCAGAACAGGATAATGTTTGATTTTAAGGACGGTAAATTGGACGCTTTGGTATCAACCACGATTTTAGAAGTAGGTATTGATATACCGAATGCCAGTTGTATCATAATAGAGAGGGCTGAAAGGTTTGGTTTGAGCCAATTACATCAGTTGCGCGGCCGCATAGGCAGAGGAAGCAAACCCTCAGTATGCATCTTGATAACTGACCCAGAGACAGAAGAAGCTAGGGCGCGGATGCAGGCTATGGTAAAATATAACGATGGATTTAAGATAGCTGAAGAGGATTTAAAAATCCGCGGCCCGGGGGAATTCTTCGGGCAAAGGCAACACGGTTTGAGCGAGTTAAAAATAGCTAACCCGTTAACACAGATGCGCCTGTTAAAATTGGCAAGGCAGGAGGCTATCAGGATTATCGGGCGCGATCCTGTGTTAGCCGATAGAAGCAATCTTTTGTTAAAGCAGGAGCTCATCAAAAGATTCCCTGGTTATGAAAGGCTTAAAGTAATTTCTTAGTTGATATGATGCGTATAACTTCAGGAGCCAATAGAGGCAGGTCGTTAAAAGTACCTAAAGGCATAAGGCCTACTCAGGAAAAAGTAAGAAAGGCCGTTTTTGATATATTGGCTGATGTAGAAGGCCTGAGTTTCCTGGAACTGTTTGCAGGATCAGGAGCGGTAAGTTTTGAGGCAGCTTCCCGCGGGGCAGGGCCGTTAACTATTGTTGAAAGCAACGCCGGATGCGTTAAAGCGATAAAGGGCAATATGGAGGCTCTTGGGGTTAAAGACGCCCGGGTGCTGGCAAAAGATATAGTATCGGCTATAATCGCCTTGCAGAATAATGGTAATAAGTTCGATATAATTTTCTTAGATCCGCCTTATTATAAAGATTTGGCAAAAAAAACCTTGCAAACGCTAAGTGCTTATGATATATTAGCGCCCAATGGTTTTATTATAATACAACATTTCAAGAAAGATTCGCTTATTATCCCGCAAGACAAGTTTAAAATTGTTAAGCAGTCAACTTATGGGGATACCATATTGACTTTTTGCAGGAGAATTGCTGAATAATGTGCCAAAAAGCTGTATATCCAGGAAGTTTTGACCCCATAACCTACGGGCATATTGACCTTATTAAGAGGGCCCAAGAGATTTTCTCTGAGGTTATAGTGGCAGTTGCAAATAATAGCCAAAAGGCCCCGTTTTTCAGCGTTAAGGAGAGGCTTGAACTGCTTGAAAAGGCTACCCGTGGCATGAATGGGGTGCAAATAGATAGCTTTGACGGGTTGGTTGTGGATTATGCCCGTAAACAAAAGGCTAAAGTGATTGTCCGCGGCTTAAGGATGATTTCAGACTTTGAATATGAATTTCAAATGGCTTTAACTAACAGGAAGCTCTCTCCTGATATAGAAACAATCTTTCTAATGCCTCAGGAATCTTATAGTTATCTTTCTTCAAAGCTCCTCAAGGAAGCCGCCTCTTTGGGTGCTGATTTATCTAACTTCGTGCCTGATTTTGTGGTAAAGGCGCTAAAAGCTAAGCTTCAAAAGAGCAAGTGAAAATCAGTATTTTGAATATACCACCTGAAGGTGTGGTTATAAAGGAACTTGTTCCCGCTAAAAGCCTGGATTTAGATACTGATTTAGTTAGCTTTGATACGCCTTTAATGGTTACTGCTGAGGTATCACGCATCACAAATGCAGTAAGTGTCAACTTTAATTTATCGGCAACAATGAATATTACCTGCAGCAGATGCCTGTTGCAGAAGCAGGTTGAGCTGGATAGAAGCTTTAGAGTCGATTATCCTTTGGATAAACACGAAACTGAGATCGATTTTAGCAGCGACATAAGGGAAGAATTGATTTTGAGCTATCCGATTAAGACCCTCTGTAGCAGTGATTGCAGGGGGATATGTTTAAAATGCGGCAAAAACTTAAACGAAGGAGGGTGTAACTGTGCCATTACCTAAGAGAAGACATTCCAAATCACGCGGCAGAAAACGCCGTACACATTGGAAATTAAAAAAGCAGAATTTGATACCTTGCCCGCAATGCAAGCAGCCAAAACCTGCGCATCAAGTCTGTAAACAATGTGGATATTATTCCGGGCACCAGGCTATTGAAATCAAAATAAAAGAAGAAACAAAGAAGAAGGGTTAAATATCATGAGAATAGTTGTTGATGCTATGGGCGGTGATCATGCACCTGATGTCGTAGTCGAAGGTGCTATTGCTGCCGTAAACGAATACGACAACGTCAAAGTCATACTCGTTGGCGATGAATCAAGAATTGGCCCGTTGCTTAAAAAGGCCAAATTTGACCCTAACAGGATTGAGGTAAAACATTGCAGCGAAGTTATAGAGATGCATGAATCTCCTGCAGCAAGCGTCAGGCGTAAAAGAGATTCTTCAATAGTGGTAGGATTAAATCTGGTCAAGGAGGCTAAAGGAGATGCTTTCTTTAGTGCCGGCAACACAGGGGCAGTCGTGTGCGCGGCAACCCTAAGCCTGAGAATGTTGCCCGGGATAGAACGCCCGGGTATAGCTATAGTGACCCCAACCCTTAAAGGCATTTCTTTGATAATAGACGTAGGGGCCAACATTGATGCTAAGCCGATACAATTATTACAGTATGCAGTCATGGCAGATGCCTATTACAGGTATATACTTAATAAAGATAATCCCAGCGTAGGCTTATTGAATATAGGAGAGGAAGAAAGCAAGGGAACGGATTTTGTCAAGGAAACATTTGAATTGCTTGAGAAGAGCAATCTGAATTTTATCGGTAATGTTGAAGGAAAAGACCTGTTTTCCGGCAAAAGTGACATAATCGTATGTGACGGATTTGTTGGCAATGTTGCCTTGAAAGTATCGGAAAGCCTGGCAGAGGCGATGCAGGAATTTCTCAAGAAACACCTTTTAAGCACATTAATAGGAAAGTTGGGTGTTGTATTGCTGAAAAGCAGCCTGATGAGATTCAAGAAAGAGATCGATTATTCTGAATATGGAGGGGCCCCATTGCTGGGTGTTGACGGAGCGGTTATAATCGGCCACGGGCGTTCTAACGTTAATGCCATTAAGAATGCAATAAGGGTTGCCGAAGAAGAGGTTGACCGCAGGTTTAATGAGAAAATAATAGAGGCGCTTTCAAAAACTGATAACAAGGTAACTTAATATGAAAAAAGTGGGAATAATAGGGTTAGGCGAATATTTGCCTAAGCGCGTGCTTACCAATGCCGATCTTGAAAAGATGGTTGATACTTCCGATGAATGGATAACTACCCGTACCGGAATCAAAGAGAGAAGGATCGCTGACAAGGGTGAGGCAACCAGTGATATGGCCACTAAGGCGGCCAAGGAAGCATTAAAAGAAGCAAAGCTTAAGGCCCAGGATTTGGAGTTGATAATAGTGGCAACTATTACGCCAGATATGTTTTTCCCTTCTACTGCGTGTTTTGTCCAGGCAAATCTTGGCGCTAAGAATGCTGTTTGCTTTGATATATCCGCAGCTTGTTCAGGATTTGTGTATGCGCTTATTACTGCCCAGCAATTTATTGCCAGAGGTGCGTATAAAAACGCTTTAGTAATAGGTGCAGAAGCGCTTTCCTGTGTAACCGACTGGACAGACCGTAACACCTGCGTTCTGTTTGGTGACGGAGCTGGTGCCGCGGTGATTTCAGAAGTAAATTCAGGCGGGATAATTTCTTTTTATTTAGGCAGTGACGGTTCATATACGGATTTATTGATGATACCCGGAGGCGGTTCCAGGAATCCTGTCAGCAGCAAAACTGTCTCAAACCGGCTCCATTATATAAAAATGCAGGGTAACGAACTTTTTAAGATAGCTGTAAAAACGATGACGGAAGCGGCTAAGGTCGCAATTGAAAAAGCCGGCCTTAAGCCTTCTGATATTGATCTGGTTATACCGCATCAGGCAAACGTGCGTATAATATTGGCTATGGCCAAAAGGCTGGAGTTTCCAGAAGACAAGATTTATTTGAATATAAGTAAGCGCGGCAATATTTCTTCTGCTTCTACTATTACGGCCCTGTGCGA contains:
- a CDS encoding pantetheine-phosphate adenylyltransferase — protein: MCQKAVYPGSFDPITYGHIDLIKRAQEIFSEVIVAVANNSQKAPFFSVKERLELLEKATRGMNGVQIDSFDGLVVDYARKQKAKVIVRGLRMISDFEYEFQMALTNRKLSPDIETIFLMPQESYSYLSSKLLKEAASLGADLSNFVPDFVVKALKAKLQKSK
- a CDS encoding 50S ribosomal protein L32, whose product is MPLPKRRHSKSRGRKRRTHWKLKKQNLIPCPQCKQPKPAHQVCKQCGYYSGHQAIEIKIKEETKKKG
- a CDS encoding DUF177 domain-containing protein; amino-acid sequence: MKISILNIPPEGVVIKELVPAKSLDLDTDLVSFDTPLMVTAEVSRITNAVSVNFNLSATMNITCSRCLLQKQVELDRSFRVDYPLDKHETEIDFSSDIREELILSYPIKTLCSSDCRGICLKCGKNLNEGGCNCAIT
- the rsmD gene encoding 16S rRNA (guanine(966)-N(2))-methyltransferase RsmD; its protein translation is MMRITSGANRGRSLKVPKGIRPTQEKVRKAVFDILADVEGLSFLELFAGSGAVSFEAASRGAGPLTIVESNAGCVKAIKGNMEALGVKDARVLAKDIVSAIIALQNNGNKFDIIFLDPPYYKDLAKKTLQTLSAYDILAPNGFIIIQHFKKDSLIIPQDKFKIVKQSTYGDTILTFCRRIAE
- a CDS encoding ketoacyl-ACP synthase III, coding for MKKVGIIGLGEYLPKRVLTNADLEKMVDTSDEWITTRTGIKERRIADKGEATSDMATKAAKEALKEAKLKAQDLELIIVATITPDMFFPSTACFVQANLGAKNAVCFDISAACSGFVYALITAQQFIARGAYKNALVIGAEALSCVTDWTDRNTCVLFGDGAGAAVISEVNSGGIISFYLGSDGSYTDLLMIPGGGSRNPVSSKTVSNRLHYIKMQGNELFKIAVKTMTEAAKVAIEKAGLKPSDIDLVIPHQANVRIILAMAKRLEFPEDKIYLNISKRGNISSASTITALCEAAKEGRIKKGDYILLDAFGAGLVWGACVIKW
- the plsX gene encoding phosphate acyltransferase PlsX, whose amino-acid sequence is MRIVVDAMGGDHAPDVVVEGAIAAVNEYDNVKVILVGDESRIGPLLKKAKFDPNRIEVKHCSEVIEMHESPAASVRRKRDSSIVVGLNLVKEAKGDAFFSAGNTGAVVCAATLSLRMLPGIERPGIAIVTPTLKGISLIIDVGANIDAKPIQLLQYAVMADAYYRYILNKDNPSVGLLNIGEEESKGTDFVKETFELLEKSNLNFIGNVEGKDLFSGKSDIIVCDGFVGNVALKVSESLAEAMQEFLKKHLLSTLIGKLGVVLLKSSLMRFKKEIDYSEYGGAPLLGVDGAVIIGHGRSNVNAIKNAIRVAEEEVDRRFNEKIIEALSKTDNKVT